A section of the Rhodobacteraceae bacterium M382 genome encodes:
- a CDS encoding sigma-70 family RNA polymerase sigma factor produces MLAVRDRRDKDAFAALFDYFAPRLKGFIMRKGTSSAQAEEIVQDVMLTVWRKAAMFDPHRAQVSAWVYQIARNRHIDIRRKENRPVPEELYEDPGTEPDASQILAIDQEASHLKQALAQLSADQREIVEKAYLGELTHQQISEQTGLPLGTIKSRIRLGLERLRRELKGLR; encoded by the coding sequence ATGCTTGCGGTTCGGGACCGACGGGACAAAGACGCCTTTGCGGCGTTGTTTGACTACTTTGCGCCGCGCCTGAAGGGCTTCATCATGCGCAAAGGCACATCGTCGGCACAGGCCGAAGAAATTGTTCAGGATGTCATGCTCACAGTTTGGCGCAAGGCCGCGATGTTTGACCCACATCGCGCTCAGGTGTCGGCATGGGTCTATCAGATCGCCCGGAATCGACACATCGACATCCGGCGTAAGGAAAACCGCCCCGTACCCGAAGAGTTGTACGAAGATCCGGGAACTGAGCCGGATGCCAGCCAGATCCTGGCCATTGATCAGGAAGCCAGCCATCTGAAACAGGCACTGGCGCAACTGAGCGCGGATCAACGAGAAATTGTCGAAAAGGCCTATCTGGGCGAGTTGACACATCAACAGATCAGCGAACAGACCGGGCTTCCTTTGGGCACTATCAAATCACGAATACGTCTCGGGCTGGAACGCCTGAGGCGCGAATTGAAGGGACTGCGATAA